In Streptomyces sp. NBC_01426, one genomic interval encodes:
- the lexA gene encoding transcriptional repressor LexA encodes MTTTADSATITAQNRSQSRLEPVHSMNDASQNPETEPARPARSLPGRPPGIRADSSGLTDRQRRVIEVIRDSVQRRGYPPSMREIGQAVGLSSTSSVAHQLMALERKGFLRRDPHRPRAYEVRGSDQPSSQPTDTTGKPAASYVPLVGRIAAGGPILAEESVEDVFPLPRQLVGDGELFVLKVVGDSMIEAAICDGDWVTVRRQPVAENGDIVAAMLDGEATVKRFKREDGHVWLLPHNAAYQPIPGDEATILGKVVAVLRRV; translated from the coding sequence GTGACCACGACCGCAGACAGTGCCACCATCACTGCCCAGAACCGCTCCCAGAGCCGACTTGAGCCGGTGCATTCCATGAATGACGCAAGTCAGAATCCGGAGACGGAGCCCGCCCGCCCCGCTCGCTCGCTGCCAGGGCGACCTCCAGGCATCCGCGCCGACAGTTCCGGACTCACGGACCGGCAGCGGAGGGTCATCGAGGTCATCCGCGACTCCGTGCAGCGCAGGGGCTACCCGCCGTCGATGCGGGAGATCGGCCAGGCGGTGGGACTGTCCAGCACCTCGTCGGTCGCGCACCAGCTGATGGCCCTGGAGCGCAAGGGCTTCCTGCGCCGCGACCCGCACCGCCCCCGGGCGTACGAGGTGCGCGGCTCGGACCAGCCCAGCTCGCAGCCCACGGACACCACCGGCAAGCCTGCCGCGTCGTACGTGCCCCTGGTGGGTCGGATCGCGGCCGGCGGCCCGATCCTCGCCGAGGAATCGGTCGAGGACGTGTTCCCCCTCCCCCGCCAGCTGGTGGGTGACGGCGAGCTCTTCGTCCTCAAGGTCGTCGGCGACTCGATGATCGAGGCCGCGATCTGTGACGGTGACTGGGTCACCGTCCGGCGCCAGCCCGTCGCGGAGAACGGCGACATCGTCGCCGCGATGCTGGACGGCGAGGCCACGGTCAAGCGGTTCAAGCGCGAAGACGGCCATGTCTGGCTGCTCCCGCACAACGCCGCCTACCAGCCCATTCCGGGCGACGAGGCGACCATCCTCGGCAAGGTCGTCGCCGTACTGCGCAGGGTCTGA
- the nrdR gene encoding transcriptional regulator NrdR, whose amino-acid sequence MHCPFCRHPDSRVVDSRTTDDGTSIRRRRQCPDCSRRFTTVETASLMVIKRSGVTEPFSRSKVISGVRKACQGRPVTEDALAKLGQRVEEAVRATGSAELTTHDVGLAILGPLQELDLVAYLRFASVYKAFDTLEDFETAIVELRERRPHPPEVEPGGTPSVVPVPASASD is encoded by the coding sequence ATGCACTGCCCCTTCTGCAGGCACCCCGACAGCCGCGTAGTCGACAGCCGCACCACGGACGACGGCACGTCGATCCGGCGGCGCCGTCAGTGCCCCGACTGCTCCCGTCGCTTCACGACGGTGGAGACGGCCTCGCTGATGGTGATCAAGCGCAGCGGGGTGACCGAACCCTTCAGTCGCTCCAAGGTCATCTCTGGCGTCCGCAAGGCGTGCCAGGGTCGACCGGTCACCGAGGACGCCCTCGCCAAGCTCGGCCAACGGGTCGAGGAGGCGGTGCGCGCCACCGGGAGTGCCGAGCTGACCACCCATGACGTGGGTCTGGCCATACTCGGCCCGTTGCAGGAACTCGACCTGGTCGCCTACCTGCGGTTCGCATCCGTCTACAAAGCGTTCGACACCCTCGAAGACTTCGAGACCGCCATCGTGGAATTGCGCGAGCGGCGGCCTCATCCCCCTGAGGTCGAGCCCGGTGGGACCCCCTCGGTCGTCCCCGTGCCCGCCTCCGCCTCCGACTGA
- a CDS encoding IucA/IucC family protein has translation MPNFPEAPDSAEPALPPSPQHPVTPPEINGSTWDFAARRLLAKMLGEFAYEEIVSPVPTPSAAGDAWTLTLDDGGHLGFRARRRSYGSWQVAPDTITLTPPPPSTETSTAFGDPYEFLVRARTLLRLDGETLGHLVRELSATLAADARLDHHALTADVLADLDYAALEGHQTGHPWLVLNKGRIGLSASDTAAWAPEARTRQRLPWLAAHTSLAEYRGAAGLEDPARLYSAELDPVTRAGFDRVLRDRGLDPRGYLYLPVHPWQWDEIVLPLFAPALASGALVPLPADLDMRLPQQSIRTFLNLTRPDRHSVKLPLSVFNTMVWRGLPSDLALAAPAVTGWIHSLRDSDPFLRDECGVILLGEVASVTVRHPVYDRLPEVPYQYKELLGAIWREPLTGRLAPGERARTLASLLHTDPRGRSFTAELVARSGLTPTVWLQRLFAALLPPLLHFLYRYGTVFSPHGENAIVVFDENDVPVRLAVKDFVDDINISREPLPEHESMPAEVRAALLTEPPAFLTQFIHSGLFIGVFRYLSAICDDRLGVPEDDFWSLVRAEILHHQSRFPELKERFELFDLLSERIDRLCLNRNRLHEDGYRDRPDRPHAVTHGTVPNPLHRS, from the coding sequence GTGCCGAATTTCCCCGAAGCCCCCGACTCCGCGGAGCCCGCCCTGCCCCCGTCGCCTCAGCACCCGGTCACGCCGCCCGAGATCAACGGATCGACCTGGGACTTCGCGGCCCGCAGGCTGCTGGCCAAGATGCTCGGCGAATTCGCGTACGAGGAGATCGTCAGTCCCGTTCCGACTCCGTCCGCCGCGGGCGACGCCTGGACCCTGACCCTCGACGACGGTGGTCACCTCGGGTTCCGAGCGCGCCGTCGTTCCTACGGGAGCTGGCAGGTCGCCCCCGACACCATCACGCTCACCCCGCCGCCCCCCTCCACGGAGACCTCGACCGCGTTCGGGGACCCGTACGAGTTCCTTGTCCGCGCCCGCACTCTCCTCCGGCTCGACGGAGAGACCCTCGGTCACCTGGTCCGAGAGCTGAGCGCCACCCTCGCCGCCGACGCCCGCCTCGATCACCACGCCCTGACCGCCGACGTACTCGCCGACCTCGACTACGCAGCGCTCGAAGGACACCAGACGGGCCACCCCTGGCTCGTCCTCAACAAGGGCCGCATCGGACTGTCCGCCTCCGACACCGCCGCCTGGGCTCCCGAGGCGCGTACCCGCCAACGATTGCCCTGGCTCGCCGCCCACACCTCCCTGGCGGAGTACCGCGGCGCGGCCGGTCTGGAAGATCCCGCCCGGCTCTACTCCGCCGAACTCGACCCCGTCACCAGGGCCGGCTTCGACCGCGTCCTGCGCGACCGCGGCCTCGACCCGCGCGGCTACCTCTACCTCCCGGTGCACCCCTGGCAGTGGGACGAGATCGTGTTGCCCCTGTTCGCGCCGGCCCTCGCGTCGGGCGCCCTGGTGCCGCTGCCCGCGGACCTCGACATGCGCCTCCCGCAACAGTCGATCCGCACCTTCCTCAACCTGACCCGCCCCGATCGGCACAGCGTCAAACTGCCGCTCTCCGTCTTCAACACCATGGTGTGGCGGGGCCTGCCCTCCGATCTCGCACTCGCCGCCCCCGCCGTCACCGGATGGATCCACTCCCTCCGTGACTCCGATCCCTTCCTGCGTGACGAATGCGGGGTCATCCTGCTGGGCGAGGTCGCGTCCGTCACCGTCCGCCACCCCGTCTACGACCGCCTTCCCGAGGTCCCGTACCAGTACAAGGAACTCCTCGGGGCGATCTGGCGCGAGCCGCTGACCGGCCGTCTCGCCCCCGGCGAGCGGGCCCGCACCCTCGCCTCGCTCCTCCACACGGACCCGCGCGGCCGCTCCTTCACGGCGGAGCTGGTGGCCCGGTCCGGACTCACCCCCACCGTGTGGCTCCAGCGACTCTTCGCCGCCCTGCTGCCGCCGCTCCTCCACTTCCTCTACCGCTACGGGACCGTGTTCTCGCCGCACGGAGAGAACGCCATCGTGGTCTTCGACGAGAACGACGTTCCCGTCCGGCTGGCGGTCAAGGACTTCGTGGACGACATCAACATCAGTCGCGAGCCGCTGCCCGAACACGAGTCGATGCCCGCCGAGGTCCGCGCCGCCCTCCTCACCGAGCCGCCGGCCTTCCTCACCCAGTTCATCCACTCCGGACTGTTCATCGGCGTCTTCCGCTACCTGTCCGCGATCTGCGACGACCGGCTCGGTGTCCCCGAGGACGACTTCTGGTCCCTCGTCCGGGCGGAAATCCTCCACCACCAGTCCCGATTCCCGGAGCTCAAGGAGCGCTTCGAGCTCTTCGACCTGCTCAGCGAGCGGATCGACCGGCTCTGCCTCAACCGCAACCGGCTCCACGAGGACGGCTACCGCGACCGGCCGGACCGCCCGCACGCCGTCACGCACGGCACCGTCCCCAACCCCCTCCACCGCTCGTGA
- a CDS encoding ATP-dependent DNA helicase — MTKPSLPDLLHAAVSAVGGTERPGQVAMAEAVAEAIDENSHRLIQAGTGTGKSLGYLVPALAHGERVVVATATLALQRQLVERDLPRTVEALHPQLRRRPQFAMLKGRSNYLCLHRLHEGAPQDEEEGLFDQFEAATPSSKLGKDLLRLRDWADETETGDRDDLTPGVSDKAWQQISVSSSECLGATKCAYGAECFAEAARERAKLADVVVTNHALLAIDAIQGAPVLPQHEVLIVDEAHELVSRVTGVATGELTPGQVNRAVKRVAKLVDEKTADALQTASESFERVMELALPGRLETVPEDLGYALMSLRDSARNVISAIGNTRDKSVQDEDAVRKQALAAVESIHGVAERIVLGSEYDVVWYERHDRFGATLRVAPLSVSGLLREKLFEDRSVVLTSATLKLGGDFNGVAASMGLSPEGVEGDDAPVWRGLDVGSPFDYPKQGILYVAKHLATPGREGTRGDMMDELAELIEAAGGRTLGLFSSMRGAKAAAEELRERLDHPILLQGEETLGELIKAFAADPKTCLFGTLSLWQGVDVPGPSCQLVIMDRIPFPRPDDPLMSARQKSVEEHGGNGFMAVAATHAALLMAQGAGRLVRATGDKGVVAVLDPRLATARYGSFLRATLPDFWYTTDRNQVRRSLAAIDATAQADGK; from the coding sequence ATGACGAAGCCCTCCCTCCCCGACCTGCTGCACGCCGCCGTCTCCGCCGTCGGCGGCACGGAGCGGCCCGGCCAGGTGGCCATGGCCGAAGCCGTTGCCGAAGCGATCGACGAGAACTCCCACCGGCTGATCCAGGCAGGCACCGGCACCGGCAAGTCCCTCGGCTACCTGGTGCCCGCCCTCGCACACGGCGAGCGCGTGGTCGTCGCCACCGCGACCCTGGCCCTCCAGCGCCAGCTCGTCGAGCGCGACCTGCCCCGGACGGTGGAGGCGCTGCATCCGCAGCTCCGCCGCCGCCCGCAGTTCGCCATGCTCAAGGGCCGTTCCAACTACCTGTGCCTGCACCGTCTGCACGAGGGCGCACCGCAGGACGAGGAGGAGGGCCTCTTCGACCAGTTCGAGGCGGCCACCCCCAGCAGCAAGCTCGGGAAGGACCTCCTGCGCCTGCGCGACTGGGCGGACGAGACAGAGACGGGCGATCGTGACGACCTGACGCCCGGCGTCTCCGACAAGGCGTGGCAACAGATCTCCGTCTCATCCAGCGAGTGCCTGGGAGCGACGAAGTGCGCCTACGGCGCCGAGTGCTTCGCCGAGGCCGCCCGGGAACGGGCCAAACTCGCCGACGTGGTCGTCACCAACCACGCGCTGCTCGCCATCGACGCCATCCAGGGCGCGCCGGTGCTGCCGCAGCACGAGGTGTTGATCGTGGACGAGGCCCACGAGCTGGTCTCCCGGGTGACGGGCGTCGCAACCGGCGAGCTCACCCCGGGGCAGGTCAACCGGGCCGTGAAGCGCGTCGCGAAGCTCGTGGACGAGAAGACGGCCGATGCCCTGCAGACCGCCTCCGAATCGTTCGAGCGCGTCATGGAACTGGCGCTCCCTGGCCGGCTGGAGACGGTCCCCGAGGACCTCGGCTACGCCCTGATGTCCCTCCGCGACTCCGCGCGCAACGTGATCTCGGCGATCGGCAACACCCGCGATAAGTCCGTGCAGGACGAGGACGCCGTGCGCAAGCAGGCCCTCGCCGCCGTGGAGAGCATCCACGGAGTGGCGGAGCGGATCGTCCTCGGTTCCGAATACGACGTCGTCTGGTACGAGCGGCACGACCGCTTCGGCGCCACCCTGCGCGTGGCACCGCTGTCGGTGTCTGGGCTGCTGCGCGAGAAGCTGTTCGAGGACCGCTCGGTGGTCCTCACCTCCGCCACGCTCAAGCTCGGCGGGGACTTCAACGGGGTCGCCGCGTCGATGGGCCTGTCCCCGGAAGGGGTGGAGGGCGACGACGCACCCGTCTGGCGGGGTCTGGACGTGGGCTCCCCGTTCGACTACCCCAAGCAGGGAATCCTGTACGTCGCCAAGCACCTGGCCACGCCCGGCCGGGAGGGCACCCGCGGCGACATGATGGACGAGCTCGCCGAACTGATCGAGGCGGCCGGCGGTCGTACCCTCGGCCTCTTCTCCTCCATGCGGGGCGCCAAGGCCGCCGCCGAGGAACTGCGCGAGCGGCTCGACCACCCGATCCTGCTCCAGGGCGAGGAGACGCTCGGCGAGTTGATCAAGGCCTTCGCCGCAGATCCCAAGACCTGCCTGTTCGGGACGCTCTCCCTGTGGCAGGGCGTCGACGTTCCGGGGCCCAGCTGCCAGCTCGTGATCATGGACCGGATCCCGTTCCCGCGCCCCGACGACCCCTTGATGAGCGCGCGACAGAAGTCGGTCGAGGAGCACGGTGGCAACGGCTTCATGGCGGTGGCCGCCACACACGCGGCGCTGCTGATGGCCCAGGGCGCGGGCCGGCTCGTCCGGGCGACGGGCGACAAGGGCGTGGTCGCGGTCCTGGACCCCCGACTCGCGACGGCTCGGTACGGCAGCTTCCTACGCGCCACGCTCCCGGACTTCTGGTACACGACGGACCGGAACCAGGTGCGTCGCTCGCTGGCCGCCATCGACGCGACCGCCCAGGCGGACGGCAAGTAG